From a single Streptomyces rubradiris genomic region:
- a CDS encoding Zn-ribbon domain-containing OB-fold protein, giving the protein MLTPVTDADGAPFWEYAARGELRVQACADCGEPRFPPRPCCPHCRSFASEWRPVPGRGRVWSYVVPHPPLLPGYAEQAPYNVVVVELAEHPRIRLVGNVVAHAGARLDSVDPGRLRIGARVRAVFSGGLPQWVLA; this is encoded by the coding sequence ATGCTGACCCCCGTCACCGACGCCGACGGCGCGCCTTTCTGGGAGTACGCGGCCCGCGGCGAGCTGCGCGTCCAAGCGTGCGCCGACTGCGGCGAACCCCGCTTCCCGCCCCGGCCCTGCTGCCCGCACTGCCGGTCCTTCGCGAGCGAGTGGCGGCCGGTGCCGGGGCGCGGGCGGGTGTGGTCGTACGTCGTGCCGCATCCCCCGCTGCTGCCCGGCTACGCGGAGCAGGCGCCGTACAACGTGGTCGTCGTGGAGCTGGCGGAGCACCCGCGGATCCGGCTCGTGGGGAACGTGGTCGCGCACGCCGGGGCCCGGCTGGACTCCGTCGATCCCGGCCGGCTGCGGATCGGCGCCCGGGTGCGGGCCGTCTTCTCCGGCGGGCTGCCGCAGTGGGTGCTCGCGTGA
- a CDS encoding amidohydrolase family protein — translation METTQFPPIISVDDHTVEPAGVWQERLPARYREAGPRIVRAPLKEMTFLGGRFKPVMGTPGDDGPVGDWWVYEDLRRPLTRLDTAVGYPRDEVRLEVITYERMRAGSYDVSARLADMDVNHVQSALCFPTFPRFCGQTFAEAADKELALLCVRAYNDWMVEEWCGPRAKGRLIPLTLVPLWDAELAAREVRRNAARGVRAVAFSEIPPHLGLPSVHTDDWDPFLAACDETGTVIAMHIGSSSRMPSTSADAPPAVGSVITFANCCFSMVDWLMSGKFERFPNLKVMYAEGQIGWIPYILERADVVWEENRGWGGVAEKVRRPPSELFAEHVYGCFFDDAFGLRNLDAIGAGNVLYETDYPHSDSTWPKSREVGEAQMGHLAPDVVERIVRGNAIELLGLAPGGLWR, via the coding sequence ATGGAGACCACACAGTTCCCGCCGATCATCTCCGTTGACGACCACACCGTGGAGCCCGCCGGCGTGTGGCAGGAGCGGCTGCCGGCGCGGTACCGCGAGGCCGGGCCCCGGATCGTGCGGGCGCCGCTGAAGGAGATGACCTTCCTCGGCGGCCGTTTCAAGCCCGTCATGGGCACCCCGGGCGACGACGGGCCGGTCGGCGACTGGTGGGTCTACGAGGACCTGCGCCGGCCCCTGACCCGGCTGGACACCGCCGTCGGATACCCCAGGGACGAGGTCCGGCTGGAGGTCATCACGTACGAGCGGATGCGGGCCGGGTCGTACGACGTGTCCGCGCGCCTCGCCGACATGGACGTCAACCACGTGCAGTCCGCCCTGTGCTTCCCGACCTTCCCCCGCTTCTGCGGGCAGACCTTCGCCGAGGCCGCCGACAAGGAGCTGGCCCTGCTGTGCGTGCGCGCCTACAACGACTGGATGGTGGAGGAGTGGTGCGGGCCGCGGGCAAAGGGGCGGTTGATACCGCTGACCCTCGTCCCCCTGTGGGACGCGGAGCTGGCCGCCCGGGAGGTGCGCCGCAACGCCGCGCGCGGGGTGCGGGCCGTCGCCTTCTCCGAGATACCCCCGCACCTGGGCCTGCCGTCGGTGCACACCGACGACTGGGACCCGTTCCTCGCGGCCTGCGACGAGACCGGCACGGTGATCGCCATGCACATCGGCTCCAGCAGCCGGATGCCCTCCACCTCCGCCGACGCCCCGCCCGCCGTCGGCTCTGTCATCACCTTCGCCAACTGCTGTTTCTCGATGGTCGACTGGCTGATGAGCGGCAAGTTCGAGCGCTTCCCGAACCTCAAGGTCATGTACGCGGAGGGACAGATCGGCTGGATCCCCTACATCCTCGAACGCGCGGACGTGGTGTGGGAGGAGAACCGGGGGTGGGGCGGGGTCGCCGAAAAGGTGCGCCGGCCGCCGTCCGAACTGTTCGCCGAGCACGTCTACGGCTGCTTCTTCGACGACGCCTTCGGGCTGCGGAACCTGGACGCCATCGGCGCCGGCAACGTCCTGTACGAGACCGACTACCCGCACTCCGACTCCACCTGGCCGAAGTCCCGCGAGGTCGGCGAGGCGCAGATGGGGCATCTCGCGCCGGACGTGGTCGAGCGGATCGTGCGGGGCAACGCCATCGAGCTGCTGGGGCTCGCCCCCGGGGGGCTGTGGCGGTGA
- a CDS encoding PQQ-binding-like beta-propeller repeat protein: MVDQLTQHDPRRIGPFEVLGRLGAGGMGLVYLARSASGRRVAIKTVRTELAEDQLFRVRFTREVEAARAVSGFYTAAVVDADPRAAVPWLATAYVPAPSLEEIVNECGPLPAQAVRWLAAGVAEALQSIHGAGLVHRDLKPSNVLVVEDGPRVIDFGIASGVSNTRLTMTNVAVGTPAYMSPEQAKDSRSVTGASDVFSLGSTLVFAATGHPPFHGANPVETVFMLLREGPDLTGLPEELRPLIEACMQMEATARPTPADLQAQLAPHLFGSGSDDSGTASAWLPEKAVALIEARRGGRPAGRPAPAPAGGPRGAVRQTAPPPPPYDPPVPVPPPAPVSMPGPAPVPAAPSAPVPMPVAPSAPVPVPAGAPDTGPVRLAGASVPIGPGPRVADARAAAVKAPPPEAGLVASWSRPRPGVATADPAVPPVPPAPPEPASGWRPWRFRMSNDVWGTPAVAGDLVYVTSFEVHALDVSTGRRRFKTRDVAWSMAVADGRIHASDGPTLYALDAREGTDLWRLPTDAWVYCLKADRGTVVTGTRGGGVQAWEATGGRKLWEITGCQTDFESPEAGPVVHDGTVYVWQDARLRALEARTGEERWSYPIGDAASCGGVPVRLAPAPDGCVYISAGTRVLAVEAVSGRVRWHFEAPAVFLSPPAFAPGPAVTGGGVYLADYLGTVYALDAADGRDRWRIATEARSSVEPVLVAAGHVHVGSGKGLYTLDAVTGTPKWRFQAGGDVVGAPAVAEGRIHFGSTDHLLYTLKADDGRLRWKLATGGEITGSPVVKDGVVYACSKDRCVYALDAEKGTGTARTA; encoded by the coding sequence CTGGTCTATCTCGCGCGCTCGGCGTCCGGCCGGCGCGTGGCGATCAAGACGGTGCGTACCGAACTGGCCGAGGACCAGCTCTTCCGGGTCCGCTTCACCCGTGAGGTGGAGGCGGCCCGCGCGGTCTCCGGTTTCTACACCGCGGCCGTGGTCGACGCCGACCCGCGCGCCGCCGTGCCCTGGCTGGCCACCGCCTACGTCCCCGCGCCCTCGCTGGAAGAGATAGTGAACGAGTGCGGGCCGCTGCCGGCGCAGGCCGTTCGCTGGCTCGCGGCGGGCGTGGCCGAGGCCCTGCAGTCCATCCACGGCGCCGGGCTGGTCCACCGCGACCTGAAGCCCTCCAACGTGCTCGTGGTCGAGGACGGCCCCCGGGTGATCGACTTCGGCATCGCCTCCGGGGTCTCCAACACCCGGCTGACCATGACGAACGTCGCCGTCGGCACCCCCGCCTACATGTCTCCGGAGCAGGCCAAGGACTCCCGCAGCGTCACCGGCGCCAGCGATGTCTTCTCCCTCGGCTCCACCCTCGTCTTCGCCGCCACCGGACACCCGCCCTTCCACGGCGCCAACCCGGTCGAGACCGTCTTCATGCTGCTGCGCGAGGGCCCCGACCTCACCGGCCTGCCGGAGGAGCTGCGCCCGCTGATCGAGGCGTGCATGCAGATGGAGGCCACCGCCCGGCCCACCCCGGCCGACCTCCAGGCCCAGCTCGCCCCGCACCTGTTCGGCTCCGGCTCCGACGACAGCGGCACCGCCTCCGCCTGGCTGCCGGAGAAGGCCGTCGCGCTGATCGAGGCCCGCCGCGGCGGACGCCCCGCCGGCCGGCCCGCCCCGGCCCCGGCCGGCGGCCCGCGCGGCGCCGTCCGGCAGACGGCGCCCCCGCCCCCGCCGTACGACCCCCCGGTCCCCGTACCGCCCCCGGCGCCCGTGTCCATGCCGGGCCCCGCGCCCGTACCGGCGGCCCCCTCGGCCCCCGTGCCCATGCCGGTGGCGCCCTCGGCCCCCGTGCCGGTCCCGGCCGGCGCCCCCGACACCGGCCCGGTCCGGCTGGCCGGCGCCTCGGTGCCCATCGGCCCCGGCCCCCGGGTCGCCGACGCCCGCGCCGCCGCCGTCAAGGCGCCGCCGCCCGAGGCCGGCCTGGTGGCCAGCTGGTCCCGGCCCCGCCCCGGCGTGGCCACCGCCGACCCCGCCGTACCGCCCGTCCCGCCGGCGCCCCCGGAGCCCGCGAGCGGCTGGCGGCCCTGGCGGTTCCGCATGTCGAACGACGTGTGGGGCACCCCGGCCGTGGCCGGCGACCTGGTCTACGTCACCTCCTTCGAGGTGCACGCCCTGGACGTGTCCACCGGCCGCCGCCGCTTCAAGACCCGGGACGTCGCCTGGTCGATGGCGGTGGCGGACGGCCGCATCCACGCCTCCGACGGCCCCACCCTGTACGCGCTGGACGCCCGCGAGGGCACCGACCTGTGGCGGCTGCCCACGGACGCCTGGGTGTACTGCCTCAAGGCCGACCGGGGCACGGTCGTCACCGGCACCCGCGGCGGCGGCGTCCAGGCGTGGGAGGCGACCGGCGGGCGGAAGCTGTGGGAGATCACCGGCTGCCAGACCGACTTCGAGTCCCCCGAGGCGGGCCCGGTCGTGCACGACGGCACGGTCTACGTCTGGCAGGACGCCCGGCTGCGCGCCCTTGAGGCCCGCACCGGCGAGGAGCGCTGGTCGTACCCCATCGGCGACGCGGCCTCCTGCGGCGGCGTCCCGGTGCGCCTGGCCCCGGCGCCCGACGGGTGCGTCTACATCAGCGCCGGCACCCGCGTCCTCGCCGTGGAGGCGGTGAGCGGCCGGGTGCGCTGGCACTTCGAGGCCCCGGCGGTCTTCCTCAGCCCGCCCGCCTTCGCCCCCGGCCCGGCCGTCACCGGCGGCGGGGTCTACCTCGCCGACTACCTCGGCACGGTCTACGCCCTCGACGCCGCCGACGGCCGCGACCGCTGGCGCATCGCCACCGAGGCCCGCTCCTCCGTGGAGCCGGTGCTGGTCGCCGCCGGGCACGTGCACGTCGGCAGCGGCAAGGGCCTGTACACCCTGGACGCGGTCACCGGCACCCCCAAGTGGCGCTTCCAGGCGGGCGGCGACGTCGTGGGCGCGCCCGCCGTGGCCGAGGGCCGTATCCACTTCGGCTCCACCGACCACCTCCTGTACACCCTGAAGGCCGACGACGGCCGGCTGCGCTGGAAGCTCGCGACCGGCGGCGAGATCACCGGCTCCCCGGTGGTCAAGGACGGCGTGGTCTACGCGTGCAGCAAGGACCGGTGCGTGTACGCGCTGGACGCGGAGAAGGGCACGGGCACGGCACGGACCGCGTGA
- a CDS encoding lipid-transfer protein — MAAPGRAPGIKDAVAIVGIGQTAFARRLAEDERTLACRAVLAALDDAGIAPGEVDALASYTMEDTDEVELAKAVGFGDLTFFGKVGYGGGGSCATVAHLAAAIACGQATVGVAWRSRKRGSGPRPWTNTTAQLPTPAQWTRPFGLLRPADEVAMLARRYMHEYGVTRDHLFNVALACRNRANQNPAAVMYDRPLTREMYMTSRWISEPLCLYDNCLETDGALACVVVGRERARDCRQRPVYVHAAAQGLPAQHHGMVNYWTDDPLTGPAWTAARHLWRQSDLTPRDVDVAQIYDAFTPLIPLSLEGYGFCARGEGGAFTERGALETGGRLPVNTGGGGLGEAYVHGFNLITEGVKQLRGTSTAQVPGAATCLVTAGEDVPTSALLLRS, encoded by the coding sequence ATGGCAGCACCAGGGAGAGCACCGGGGATCAAGGACGCCGTCGCCATCGTCGGGATCGGGCAGACCGCGTTCGCCCGGCGCCTCGCCGAGGACGAACGGACGCTCGCCTGCCGGGCCGTGCTCGCCGCGCTCGACGACGCGGGGATCGCGCCCGGCGAGGTCGACGCGCTCGCCTCCTACACCATGGAGGACACCGACGAGGTGGAGCTGGCGAAGGCCGTCGGGTTCGGGGACCTGACCTTCTTCGGCAAGGTGGGCTACGGAGGCGGCGGTTCCTGCGCGACCGTCGCGCACCTGGCCGCCGCCATCGCCTGCGGGCAGGCCACCGTGGGCGTGGCCTGGCGGTCGCGCAAGCGGGGCAGCGGGCCCCGGCCGTGGACGAACACGACCGCGCAGCTGCCCACCCCGGCCCAGTGGACCCGCCCCTTCGGGCTGCTGCGGCCCGCCGACGAGGTCGCCATGCTGGCCCGGCGCTACATGCACGAGTACGGCGTCACCCGCGACCACCTGTTCAACGTGGCGCTGGCATGCCGCAACCGGGCCAACCAGAACCCGGCCGCCGTCATGTACGACCGGCCGCTGACCCGCGAGATGTACATGACCTCCCGGTGGATCAGCGAGCCGCTGTGCCTGTACGACAACTGCCTGGAGACGGACGGGGCGCTCGCCTGCGTGGTCGTCGGTCGGGAGCGGGCCCGGGACTGCCGGCAGCGGCCCGTGTACGTGCACGCCGCCGCCCAGGGGCTGCCCGCCCAGCACCACGGCATGGTCAACTACTGGACCGACGACCCGCTCACCGGCCCCGCCTGGACCGCCGCCCGGCACCTGTGGAGACAGTCCGACCTCACCCCGCGGGACGTCGACGTGGCGCAGATCTACGACGCCTTCACCCCGCTGATCCCGCTGTCCCTGGAGGGCTACGGCTTCTGCGCGCGCGGCGAGGGCGGCGCCTTCACCGAGCGGGGCGCCCTGGAGACCGGCGGCCGGCTGCCGGTCAACACCGGCGGGGGCGGGCTCGGCGAGGCCTACGTGCACGGCTTCAACCTGATCACCGAGGGCGTGAAGCAGCTGCGCGGGACCAGTACCGCCCAGGTGCCCGGCGCCGCCACCTGCCTGGTCACGGCCGGTGAGGACGTGCCCACCTCCGCCCTGCTGCTGAGGAGCTGA
- a CDS encoding FadD3 family acyl-CoA ligase: protein MSEWETIPELVRSAAERYADTQAVADGRTRIGYAELGARVERAAAACLASGVRTGDRVAVWAPNSAEWIVAALGAVCAGAVLVPLNTRFKGAEAADVLRRSRARLLFVTGTFLGTSYVAALRRAAGTGPAADRPLPALPDLEQVIVFAPDAPPSFRTWKDFLAAGECVPAAEVRARGGHLTGTTPSDIIYTSGTTGRPKGVVTTHGQTLRAYDIWADLAGLRHGDRYLIVNPFFHTFGYKAGVIACLTRGATIIPQPVSGAETALANIATEAVTVLPGPPALHQQLLDHPARHAHDLSTLRLVVTGASVVPLSLVERLRTELGVATVLTAYGLSEASGLVTMCRRGDDPAVIAATSGRAIPGTEVRVADTDGTPLPPGVPGEVLVRGFTVMRGYDGDPRATAEAVTPDGWLRTGDVGVLDPSGNLRITDRLKDMFVVGGFNAYPAEIERLLLTHPDVTEAAVIGVPDPRLGEVARAYVVPRPGSRLTPDALITWSRREMANYKVPRTVRFLRSLPRNASGKVLKGDLRNLRAHP from the coding sequence GTGAGCGAGTGGGAGACCATCCCGGAACTGGTCCGGTCGGCGGCCGAACGGTACGCGGACACGCAGGCCGTGGCCGACGGCCGGACCAGGATCGGCTACGCCGAACTGGGCGCCCGGGTGGAGCGCGCGGCGGCGGCCTGCCTGGCGAGCGGAGTACGGACCGGCGACCGGGTGGCCGTCTGGGCCCCCAACTCGGCGGAGTGGATCGTCGCGGCCCTCGGCGCGGTCTGCGCCGGTGCCGTCCTGGTCCCGCTGAACACCCGCTTCAAGGGGGCCGAGGCGGCGGACGTGCTGCGCCGCAGCCGGGCCCGGCTGCTGTTCGTGACGGGCACCTTCCTCGGCACGTCCTACGTGGCGGCCCTGCGCCGGGCGGCCGGCACCGGCCCGGCGGCGGACCGCCCCCTGCCGGCCCTGCCCGACCTGGAACAGGTGATCGTCTTCGCGCCGGACGCGCCCCCGTCCTTCCGCACCTGGAAGGACTTCCTGGCGGCCGGGGAGTGCGTGCCCGCGGCGGAGGTCCGCGCCCGCGGCGGGCACCTGACGGGCACGACCCCGTCGGACATCATCTACACCTCGGGCACGACGGGCCGCCCGAAGGGCGTGGTGACCACCCACGGCCAGACCCTGCGCGCCTACGACATCTGGGCCGACCTCGCGGGCCTGCGCCACGGCGACCGCTACCTGATCGTCAACCCCTTCTTCCACACCTTCGGCTACAAGGCCGGGGTGATCGCGTGCCTGACCCGCGGGGCGACGATCATCCCGCAGCCGGTGTCCGGCGCCGAGACGGCGCTGGCGAACATCGCGACGGAAGCGGTCACCGTCCTGCCCGGCCCGCCGGCCCTGCACCAGCAGCTCCTGGACCACCCGGCCCGGCACGCCCACGACCTGTCGACGCTGCGGCTGGTGGTGACGGGCGCGTCGGTGGTGCCGCTGTCGCTGGTGGAACGCCTGCGTACGGAGCTGGGCGTGGCGACGGTCCTCACCGCCTACGGGCTGTCCGAGGCGTCCGGCCTCGTCACGATGTGCCGCCGCGGCGACGACCCGGCCGTGATCGCCGCCACCTCCGGCCGGGCGATCCCCGGCACCGAGGTGCGGGTGGCCGACACCGACGGCACACCACTGCCGCCCGGCGTTCCCGGCGAGGTCCTGGTCCGCGGCTTCACCGTCATGCGCGGCTACGACGGCGATCCCCGGGCCACCGCCGAGGCCGTCACCCCGGACGGCTGGCTGCGCACGGGCGACGTGGGAGTCCTGGACCCCTCGGGCAACCTGCGCATCACCGACCGCCTGAAGGACATGTTCGTCGTCGGCGGCTTCAACGCCTACCCCGCCGAAATAGAACGCCTCCTCCTGACCCACCCCGACGTGACGGAAGCGGCGGTCATCGGCGTCCCCGACCCCCGCCTGGGCGAGGTCGCCAGGGCCTACGTGGTCCCCCGCCCCGGCTCCCGTCTGACCCCCGACGCCCTGATCACCTGGTCCCGCCGGGAGATGGCGAACTACAAGGTCCCGAGAACGGTGCGATTCCTGCGGTCCTTGCCCCGGAACGCGAGCGGAAAGGTGCTGAAGGGGGACCTGAGAAACCTACGGGCGCACCCCTGA
- a CDS encoding enoyl-CoA hydratase/isomerase family protein has translation MNGVRLDVDEDTRVAVVTLDRPDRLNAIDLETADGLRDIWRTLRFAERVRAVVLTGAGERAFCTGIDRDAVVPQPPSPYMQDDPLLDVGPKANGLWKPVVAAVRGMACGGAFYLLGESDFVVADPTAVFFDPHTTYGMVSAYESALMALRMPYGEAARMMLMGTAERISARRAHETGLVSEVTEEGGALAGAVRCAAVLAGYPPEGVQGTVRALWAAREAALAQAFAQAPHLVALGNLPAARQAELFAGRRREYRVR, from the coding sequence GTGAACGGCGTCCGCCTCGATGTCGACGAGGACACCCGGGTCGCCGTCGTCACCCTGGACCGGCCGGACCGGCTCAACGCCATCGACCTGGAGACGGCCGACGGGCTGAGGGACATCTGGCGGACGTTGCGGTTCGCGGAACGGGTGCGGGCCGTCGTGCTCACCGGGGCCGGCGAGCGGGCCTTCTGCACGGGGATCGACCGGGACGCCGTGGTGCCGCAGCCCCCGTCGCCGTACATGCAGGACGATCCGCTGCTGGACGTAGGGCCGAAGGCGAACGGGCTGTGGAAGCCGGTGGTGGCCGCCGTGCGCGGGATGGCCTGCGGCGGGGCGTTCTACCTGCTGGGCGAGAGCGACTTCGTCGTGGCCGACCCGACGGCCGTCTTCTTCGACCCGCACACCACGTACGGCATGGTCAGCGCCTACGAGTCCGCGCTGATGGCGCTGCGCATGCCGTACGGGGAGGCCGCGCGGATGATGCTCATGGGGACGGCCGAGCGGATCTCCGCACGGCGGGCCCACGAGACCGGCCTGGTCTCCGAAGTGACCGAGGAGGGCGGCGCGCTGGCCGGTGCGGTGCGCTGTGCCGCCGTGCTCGCCGGGTATCCGCCCGAGGGGGTGCAGGGGACCGTGCGGGCGCTGTGGGCGGCCCGGGAGGCGGCGCTCGCGCAGGCGTTCGCGCAGGCGCCGCACCTCGTCGCGCTGGGCAATCTGCCGGCCGCGCGCCAGGCGGAGCTGTTCGCCGGCCGGCGGCGGGAGTACCGGGTGCGCTAG
- a CDS encoding AfsR/SARP family transcriptional regulator yields the protein MDGGPRVPEQRRAGSAATAETGTLRFGVLGPVRAWRGEKALGTGSPQQRALLAALLLREGRTATAAELIDALWGSEPPSQALAAVRTYASRLRKVLGPGVLVSESGGYAVRGLGEGALDMSVAQDLAAEAEKARGAGDLGTARGLLRRALELWDGEPLAGVPGPYAENQRARLEEWRLQLLESRLDMDLEQGGHAEAVSELTALTAAHPLRERLRELLMLALYRSGRQAEALAVYADTRRLLAEELGVDPRPGLSDLQQRILRADPALAEPSAPVPEQAAAPVRPAQLPATVPDFTGRASFVADLSAVLSSASEAEGRVMAVSALAGIGGVGKTTLAVHVAHRARPAFPDGQLYVDLQGAGPRPAEPETVLGSFLRALGTADSAIPDSLEERSALYRSVLDGRRVLVLLDNAKDAAQVRPLLPGTEGCAALVTSRVRMVDLAGAQLVDLDVMSPDEALSLFTKIVGEERVAAEREAALDVVAACGFLPLAIRIAASRLAARRTWTVSVLAAKLADERRRLDELQAGDLAVKATFELGYGQLEPAQARAFRLLGLADGPDISLAAAAAVLDLPPEDTEELLESLVDTSLLESAAPNRYRFHDLVRLYARACAERDEARPSEREAAMSRLLDFYLATAARVYAIERPGDRTVDHLEPTSYRGLEFSSRSQALDWLFAEAQSLLACAQQQQAHGRLRRAVDLLWAAKDLAESGANGKQYESAALALRDAARAAGDTRAEGRARTALSNVHLAAGRYSEADQEARRAMELAVAAADTTPISWASTDRGIIALNRGRYEEAEQLLTMARDGYRSDGNRSGEAGALCNLAQLHQRMNRTHSAIALAEEGVQIYQQLGFNLRLANARYSLGVALTRAGRLSEGLAELSDALSMFANNRQRLWEGTTHFRIAQLHLAAGSPAEAAQHAEQSLAIGFIGGDLIRGSVLNTLGKALHALGQTDRARACWHEALLLLEESQVPEASEVRRLLTPLNTT from the coding sequence ATGGACGGTGGGCCGCGAGTACCCGAGCAGCGGCGCGCCGGCTCCGCGGCCACCGCGGAGACCGGAACGCTGCGCTTCGGCGTGCTCGGTCCGGTGCGGGCCTGGCGCGGCGAGAAGGCGCTCGGCACGGGCTCCCCGCAGCAGCGCGCCCTGCTGGCCGCGCTGCTGCTGCGGGAGGGCCGTACGGCCACGGCGGCCGAGCTGATCGACGCGCTCTGGGGATCGGAGCCGCCGTCCCAGGCGCTGGCGGCGGTGCGCACGTACGCGTCCCGGCTGCGCAAGGTCCTGGGCCCCGGGGTCCTGGTCAGCGAGTCCGGCGGATACGCCGTACGCGGACTGGGCGAGGGCGCGCTGGACATGTCGGTGGCGCAGGACCTGGCGGCGGAGGCGGAGAAGGCGCGGGGCGCCGGCGACCTCGGCACGGCCCGCGGGCTGCTGCGGCGGGCGCTGGAGCTGTGGGACGGCGAGCCGCTGGCCGGGGTGCCCGGCCCGTACGCGGAGAACCAGCGGGCCCGCCTGGAGGAGTGGCGGCTGCAACTCCTCGAATCCCGCCTGGACATGGACCTGGAGCAGGGCGGCCACGCCGAGGCGGTCTCGGAGCTGACCGCCCTGACCGCGGCGCACCCGCTGCGGGAGCGGCTGCGCGAACTCCTCATGCTGGCGCTGTACCGCAGCGGCCGGCAGGCGGAGGCGCTGGCGGTGTACGCGGACACCCGCCGCCTGCTGGCCGAGGAACTGGGGGTCGACCCGCGCCCGGGGCTCAGCGACCTCCAGCAGCGCATCCTGCGGGCGGACCCGGCCCTGGCGGAGCCCTCGGCGCCGGTGCCGGAGCAGGCGGCGGCGCCGGTCCGGCCGGCCCAGCTGCCCGCGACGGTGCCCGACTTCACCGGCCGCGCGTCCTTCGTCGCGGATCTGAGCGCCGTGCTGTCCTCCGCGTCCGAGGCGGAGGGCCGGGTGATGGCGGTGTCCGCGCTGGCCGGTATCGGCGGCGTCGGCAAGACGACCCTGGCGGTGCACGTGGCCCACCGCGCGCGGCCCGCCTTCCCCGACGGACAGCTGTACGTCGACCTCCAGGGCGCGGGCCCCCGTCCGGCCGAACCGGAGACGGTCCTCGGCTCCTTCCTGCGGGCGCTGGGCACGGCGGACTCGGCGATCCCGGACTCCCTGGAGGAGCGGTCGGCGCTGTACCGGTCGGTGCTGGACGGCCGGCGGGTGCTGGTGCTGCTGGACAACGCCAAGGACGCGGCCCAGGTACGGCCACTGCTGCCCGGCACCGAGGGCTGCGCGGCCCTGGTGACCTCCCGGGTCCGGATGGTGGACCTCGCGGGTGCCCAGCTCGTCGACCTGGACGTGATGTCCCCCGACGAGGCCCTGTCCCTGTTCACCAAGATCGTGGGCGAGGAGCGGGTGGCGGCGGAGCGGGAGGCCGCGCTCGACGTCGTCGCGGCCTGCGGCTTCCTGCCGCTGGCGATCCGCATCGCCGCGTCCCGCCTGGCGGCCCGCCGCACCTGGACGGTCTCGGTGCTGGCGGCCAAGCTCGCCGACGAACGGCGCCGGCTGGACGAGCTCCAGGCAGGCGACCTCGCGGTCAAGGCCACGTTCGAACTCGGCTACGGCCAGCTGGAGCCGGCCCAGGCCCGCGCCTTCCGCCTGCTCGGCCTGGCCGACGGCCCCGACATCTCCCTGGCCGCCGCGGCGGCGGTCCTGGACCTGCCCCCGGAGGACACCGAGGAACTCCTCGAGTCCCTGGTCGACACGTCCCTCCTGGAATCCGCGGCCCCCAACCGCTACCGCTTCCACGACCTGGTCCGCCTCTACGCCCGCGCCTGCGCGGAACGCGACGAGGCCCGGCCGAGCGAGCGGGAGGCGGCGATGTCGCGGTTGCTGGACTTTTATCTGGCGACGGCCGCACGGGTGTACGCGATCGAACGCCCGGGGGACCGGACGGTGGACCACTTGGAGCCCACCTCGTATCGCGGACTCGAGTTCAGCAGCAGATCCCAGGCTCTGGACTGGCTCTTCGCGGAGGCCCAGTCCCTGCTGGCCTGCGCCCAGCAGCAACAGGCGCACGGACGCCTACGGCGCGCGGTCGACCTGCTGTGGGCCGCCAAGGACCTTGCCGAATCGGGAGCGAACGGAAAGCAGTACGAGTCTGCCGCCCTGGCGCTTCGGGACGCGGCCCGGGCGGCAGGTGACACCCGCGCGGAGGGGCGAGCGCGTACCGCGCTGTCGAACGTCCATCTCGCCGCGGGCCGTTACTCGGAAGCGGATCAGGAAGCCCGGCGCGCCATGGAACTCGCCGTGGCGGCAGCCGACACGACTCCGATCAGCTGGGCCTCCACCGATCGGGGGATCATCGCCCTCAACCGGGGCCGCTATGAAGAGGCCGAACAGCTGCTGACCATGGCGCGAGACGGATACCGCAGCGACGGCAACCGATCCGGTGAGGCCGGCGCCCTGTGCAACTTGGCACAACTCCATCAGCGTATGAACCGCACGCACAGCGCCATCGCCCTCGCCGAAGAGGGCGTCCAGATATACCAGCAGCTCGGGTTCAATCTCCGGCTCGCCAACGCCAGGTACTCGTTGGGCGTCGCGCTGACGCGAGCAGGGCGCCTGTCGGAAGGTCTGGCCGAACTCAGCGACGCGTTGTCGATGTTCGCCAACAATCGTCAGCGCTTGTGGGAGGGAACGACCCACTTCCGCATCGCTCAACTTCACCTGGCTGCCGGAAGTCCCGCCGAAGCCGCTCAGCACGCCGAACAGTCCCTGGCCATCGGGTTCATCGGTGGTGATCTCATCCGCGGCAGCGTCCTGAACACCCTGGGCAAGGCCCTGCACGCCTTGGGCCAGACCGACCGGGCGCGAGCCTGCTGGCACGAGGCGCTCCTTCTTCTGGAGGAGTCCCAAGTACCCGAAGCATCCGAGGTGCGGAGACTGCTGACGCCTTTGAACACGACGTGA